In Acinetobacter pittii, one genomic interval encodes:
- a CDS encoding cation:dicarboxylate symporter family transporter — protein sequence MLKKLHVQVIIAIIAAIILGLVSPEWAKAMKPLGQAFIALLKMLLAPLIFLTLVHGLTHIKDMKKLGRLGIKSLIYFEVLTTVAMLIGFVFVNVLQPGLGLHATDLAEPDAAKGSATLSAVDFFLNMIPHTIVDAFATGNVLQVLVVSILAGMAINLCCGPDSVIVKGIDEAQTILFKMLGFIMKLAPLGAFGAMSAAIGSYGGETLIYLMKLIGVFYTACFFFIVFALGAVTWIIGLPFLTVLKVIRDEILLVFGTASGEVAFPKLIEKLKKTGCDEAVVGFVLPTGYSFNLDGTALYMAIAVGFIAQATDTPLSLIDQLVLLAILSFTSKGGTTVAGGAFIKLAATLQSVKTLPLGGLGLLFGVDRIMATIMAITNIIGNTLAVYAVARWENAFDADAFEKQTGKKPKRSLLRAKDSLVETPLASDSNHSSQVLDKSH from the coding sequence ATGTTAAAAAAACTACATGTGCAGGTAATTATTGCAATTATTGCTGCCATTATTTTGGGTTTAGTTTCCCCCGAATGGGCAAAGGCAATGAAGCCATTAGGTCAAGCATTTATTGCTTTACTAAAAATGCTTTTAGCTCCTTTGATTTTTCTTACCTTAGTTCATGGTTTAACTCATATTAAAGATATGAAAAAACTGGGCCGTTTGGGTATTAAGTCACTTATTTATTTTGAAGTATTAACAACCGTAGCAATGCTGATTGGTTTTGTGTTTGTCAATGTGTTGCAACCTGGTTTAGGCCTTCATGCAACTGACTTAGCCGAACCTGATGCAGCAAAGGGTTCAGCAACACTTTCCGCGGTTGATTTCTTCTTAAATATGATTCCGCATACCATCGTAGACGCTTTTGCGACTGGAAACGTATTACAAGTATTGGTTGTTTCAATTTTAGCGGGTATGGCTATCAATTTATGCTGTGGCCCAGACTCTGTCATTGTTAAGGGAATTGATGAAGCGCAAACCATCTTGTTCAAGATGCTGGGTTTTATTATGAAGCTTGCGCCACTCGGTGCATTTGGGGCGATGTCGGCTGCAATTGGTAGTTACGGCGGTGAAACACTAATTTATTTAATGAAGTTAATTGGTGTTTTCTATACAGCTTGCTTCTTCTTTATCGTATTTGCTCTTGGTGCTGTGACGTGGATTATTGGTCTACCTTTCCTTACTGTTTTAAAAGTAATTCGTGACGAAATACTTTTGGTATTCGGTACAGCTTCTGGTGAAGTTGCCTTTCCTAAACTGATTGAAAAACTCAAAAAAACGGGTTGTGACGAAGCGGTTGTCGGGTTTGTCTTACCTACAGGTTATAGCTTCAATTTAGATGGCACAGCTTTATATATGGCGATCGCTGTGGGCTTTATTGCTCAAGCAACTGATACACCTTTGAGTTTAATCGATCAACTGGTTCTATTAGCAATTTTAAGCTTTACCTCGAAAGGTGGCACTACTGTCGCTGGAGGCGCCTTTATTAAGTTGGCGGCGACTTTACAGTCTGTAAAAACTTTACCTTTAGGTGGTTTGGGACTGTTGTTTGGTGTTGACCGGATTATGGCAACCATCATGGCAATTACCAACATTATTGGAAATACGCTTGCGGTTTATGCAGTCGCTCGTTGGGAAAATGCTTTCGATGCAGATGCCTTTGAAAAACAAACAGGGAAAAAACCTAAGCGTAGTTTGCTACGAGCTAAAGATTCTTTGGTAGAGACGCCGTTAGCCTCTGATTCAAATCACTCAAGTCAAGTTTTAGATAAATCTCATTAA
- a CDS encoding carboxymuconolactone decarboxylase family protein, protein MRLKAIDPEHLTAEQQVVFDAIASGPRKGVRGPLAIWLHHPKLANLAQSLGQYCRYDSCLEPRLSELAILLMGRHWLAEYEWAAHKPYAIEAGLSTDVIEAIRLGEQPAFIHKDEQLIYQFICELHETKRVSEQTYRDIEQLLGADTLIDLVAIAGYYTLISMTINVFEVPPPAGIAPELPTPKAGI, encoded by the coding sequence ATGCGTTTAAAAGCTATCGACCCAGAACATTTAACTGCTGAACAACAAGTTGTATTCGATGCAATTGCAAGCGGTCCACGTAAAGGTGTGCGAGGTCCTTTAGCGATCTGGTTGCATCATCCAAAGTTAGCCAACTTAGCACAAAGTCTTGGCCAATATTGTCGCTACGACAGCTGTTTAGAGCCGCGTTTGAGTGAGTTAGCCATTTTATTGATGGGTAGACACTGGCTTGCTGAATATGAATGGGCTGCTCATAAACCTTATGCAATTGAGGCTGGCCTAAGTACAGACGTCATTGAAGCAATTCGTTTAGGTGAGCAACCTGCGTTTATTCATAAAGATGAACAATTAATCTATCAGTTTATTTGTGAGCTTCATGAAACTAAAAGGGTATCTGAGCAGACCTATAGAGATATAGAGCAACTACTTGGGGCAGATACATTAATCGATTTAGTTGCAATAGCAGGTTATTACACCCTGATTTCCATGACGATTAATGTATTTGAAGTTCCACCACCAGCAGGTATAGCTCCTGAATTACCAACTCCAAAAGCAGGAATTTAA
- a CDS encoding SDR family NAD(P)-dependent oxidoreductase — translation MFDEINPQGRLQDKVAIITGAGCVGPGWGNGRAAAVLFAKAGAKIFAVDRSIDAMQETLNRIQNFDGDVTPFACDVTDSQSVKAMVEACVEKYGRVDILVNNVGGSAAGGAVALSEEAWNKQLDLNLKSVFLTCKHAIPYMEQQGGGSIVNTASTSGIRFTGSPQVAYAASKAAIIQLSKVTAVEYAPKGIRVNTILPGQLHTPMVEVRLAGQRTGGDVDQLLESRLKRIPAGFMGDGRDTAFAALFLASDEARFVTGTEIVVDGGMTARCD, via the coding sequence ATGTTTGATGAAATTAATCCTCAAGGACGTTTGCAAGACAAAGTTGCAATCATTACGGGTGCAGGTTGTGTGGGTCCGGGTTGGGGAAATGGTCGTGCAGCGGCAGTACTCTTTGCAAAAGCAGGAGCAAAAATTTTTGCCGTAGATCGTTCGATTGATGCAATGCAAGAGACTTTAAATCGTATTCAAAACTTTGATGGTGACGTGACACCTTTTGCGTGTGATGTGACTGACAGTCAGTCAGTCAAAGCCATGGTTGAAGCCTGCGTAGAGAAATATGGACGCGTAGATATTTTAGTGAATAACGTTGGTGGTTCTGCTGCTGGTGGTGCTGTCGCTCTATCAGAAGAGGCTTGGAACAAACAGCTCGACTTAAATTTAAAAAGTGTCTTTTTAACTTGTAAACATGCCATTCCCTATATGGAGCAACAAGGCGGTGGTTCGATTGTAAATACGGCTTCAACTTCTGGAATTCGTTTTACAGGTTCCCCGCAAGTTGCCTATGCCGCAAGTAAAGCCGCAATTATTCAATTATCAAAAGTGACTGCTGTCGAATATGCCCCTAAAGGAATACGTGTAAACACTATCTTGCCGGGTCAATTACATACGCCAATGGTTGAGGTCCGTTTAGCAGGGCAACGTACAGGCGGTGATGTGGATCAATTGCTTGAAAGTCGTTTAAAACGAATTCCCGCAGGCTTTATGGGAGATGGCCGTGATACAGCGTTTGCTGCTTTGTTTCTTGCAAGTGATGAAGCACGTTTTGTTACCGGAACAGAAATTGTGGTCGATGGCGGAATGACTGCACGCTGTGATTAA
- a CDS encoding amidohydrolase family protein: MSFNLPRGSWDCHFHIYGPFDRFPLPKDAAYHPEPATFQQMLELHKSLGIEHGVFVQAVAYGSDNAIILDAIEQSNFNYRGVALVDHDISDQQLIELKHGGICGIRFNMMGHLPGSRDPQALRSLVERVAKLGLHIQIHGKIEDILPAIEAWQDIDVDIVIDHMARPNLLDSQDAENTFHKLQQVMSNPKHWLKISGIDRAMNGQPANTWEASLNWVQKLIKLAPNRVVWGTDWPHPNIKGEVPNDDELLQFALKALDTPELKQAVFVDNPRNLYFKEN; this comes from the coding sequence ATGTCATTTAATTTGCCAAGAGGTTCATGGGATTGCCATTTTCATATATATGGGCCTTTTGATCGCTTTCCGTTACCTAAAGACGCTGCATATCACCCTGAACCAGCAACCTTTCAACAAATGCTTGAGTTGCACAAAAGTTTAGGAATTGAACACGGTGTTTTTGTTCAAGCCGTTGCCTACGGTTCAGATAACGCCATCATTTTAGATGCGATTGAACAAAGTAACTTTAATTATCGGGGTGTGGCTTTAGTAGATCACGATATTTCTGATCAACAGCTCATTGAATTAAAGCACGGTGGTATTTGTGGTATTCGCTTTAACATGATGGGGCATTTGCCTGGAAGTCGTGATCCGCAAGCACTACGTAGCTTGGTTGAGCGAGTTGCAAAGCTTGGATTGCATATTCAGATACACGGCAAAATTGAAGATATCCTACCTGCGATTGAAGCTTGGCAAGACATAGATGTCGATATTGTGATTGATCACATGGCGCGACCTAATTTACTCGATTCACAAGATGCAGAAAACACTTTTCATAAACTGCAACAAGTCATGTCGAATCCGAAGCATTGGCTAAAAATTTCCGGAATTGATCGTGCAATGAATGGTCAGCCTGCCAACACTTGGGAGGCTTCACTGAATTGGGTTCAAAAGTTAATCAAGCTTGCTCCAAACCGAGTGGTATGGGGAACAGATTGGCCTCATCCAAATATTAAAGGTGAGGTTCCTAATGATGATGAGCTTTTACAGTTTGCATTAAAAGCACTCGATACGCCCGAATTAAAACAAGCCGTATTTGTCGATAATCCTCGAAATTTATATTTCAAAGAAAATTAA
- a CDS encoding substrate-binding domain-containing protein, producing the protein MSLKKLVSGMGLSIAMVIPAHAAQLNIIASGSFHGAMDTLIPMYEKLTGNTVHIEWGPSAGKSPESLPMRIKNNEKMDLAIILDDALKSNELSQNFDLTSRTELANSKIGLAVSRGTKVPPLKNEADLKAALLSAQKVAYSQGASGVYIRSTLFKKLNIEQEMQKKGLEVPGKKLVGEVLVERQADVGMQQISELKHTKGITFVAPLPESLQYVSKFSSVIAKKAEHPEIAAQFVQFLKTKQAASILTKSGLEPLGQ; encoded by the coding sequence ATGAGTTTAAAAAAATTAGTCTCAGGAATGGGCTTATCAATTGCTATGGTCATACCAGCGCATGCAGCGCAATTAAATATTATTGCTTCTGGTTCTTTTCATGGTGCAATGGACACCCTGATTCCGATGTATGAGAAATTAACCGGAAATACGGTTCATATTGAATGGGGACCATCAGCTGGAAAGTCTCCTGAATCATTACCAATGCGGATTAAAAATAATGAAAAAATGGACTTGGCAATTATTTTGGATGATGCACTTAAATCTAATGAGTTAAGTCAAAATTTTGACTTAACTAGTCGTACTGAATTGGCAAATTCAAAAATTGGTTTGGCAGTGAGTAGAGGAACTAAAGTACCGCCGTTAAAAAATGAAGCAGACCTAAAGGCAGCCTTATTGTCAGCCCAAAAAGTTGCCTACTCTCAAGGTGCAAGCGGTGTCTATATTCGCTCAACCTTATTCAAAAAACTAAATATTGAACAAGAAATGCAAAAAAAAGGGCTTGAAGTACCAGGTAAAAAACTGGTTGGAGAAGTTTTAGTAGAACGCCAAGCCGATGTAGGAATGCAACAGATTAGTGAACTTAAACATACTAAAGGAATTACCTTTGTCGCACCTTTACCTGAAAGCTTGCAATACGTTAGTAAATTTTCCTCAGTCATTGCCAAAAAAGCTGAACATCCTGAAATCGCAGCTCAATTTGTACAGTTTTTAAAAACTAAACAAGCAGCAAGTATTTTGACTAAAAGTGGTTTGGAACCACTGGGTCAGTGA
- a CDS encoding alpha/beta fold hydrolase, producing MNKTLAILSTAILLATATVTEAKQTNISPAAHTTATSKVSSVPYEMVKYGDVSIQAYVQGKGPTIVIMSSLGRSVRDYDVVAQDLVKQGFRVIRPEVRGIGLSRGPMEKLHIQDYGNDVAAVIEHFKAGPAIVVGHAWGNFPTRMVATQRPDLVKGVVLAGASAGKVPEGYKGKPIGPEIREAIDNAGNEELPEAKRIEYLKRAFFAPMNDPRVWLTGWHHEAHDAQGYARNNTPVDDYFAAGKAPILDIQPEYDTVAPKPLRGVLKGALGDRVTIVEIKNAGHALVPEQPKALAEAIGKFAKQQFAKKS from the coding sequence ATGAACAAAACCTTAGCTATTTTATCTACAGCAATATTATTAGCCACAGCAACGGTTACGGAAGCAAAACAAACAAATATCTCACCAGCGGCCCATACAACTGCCACTTCTAAGGTCAGCAGTGTGCCTTATGAGATGGTGAAGTATGGTGATGTCTCTATTCAAGCCTATGTACAAGGTAAGGGGCCTACTATTGTGATTATGTCGTCACTAGGACGTTCTGTACGTGACTATGATGTGGTTGCCCAAGATTTGGTTAAACAGGGCTTTAGAGTCATTCGACCGGAAGTTCGTGGAATTGGTTTAAGCCGTGGACCAATGGAAAAATTGCATATTCAAGACTATGGAAACGACGTTGCTGCAGTAATTGAACATTTTAAAGCTGGTCCTGCAATTGTAGTCGGCCATGCATGGGGCAATTTCCCAACCCGTATGGTTGCAACACAGCGTCCAGATCTGGTTAAAGGGGTGGTATTAGCAGGTGCTTCGGCTGGTAAAGTGCCAGAAGGATATAAAGGTAAACCAATCGGTCCTGAAATACGTGAGGCGATTGATAACGCTGGAAATGAAGAGCTTCCAGAAGCTAAGCGTATCGAATATTTAAAACGTGCGTTCTTTGCACCAATGAATGACCCACGCGTATGGTTAACTGGCTGGCACCACGAAGCACACGATGCACAAGGTTATGCGCGTAATAACACGCCTGTAGATGATTACTTTGCTGCTGGTAAAGCACCTATTTTAGATATTCAACCAGAATATGACACAGTTGCACCTAAACCTTTAAGAGGTGTTTTAAAAGGTGCTTTAGGTGACCGAGTGACTATTGTAGAAATTAAAAACGCAGGTCATGCCTTAGTTCCAGAGCAACCAAAGGCTTTAGCTGAGGCGATTGGTAAATTTGCTAAACAACAATTCGCTAAAAAATCATAG
- a CDS encoding 3-oxoacid CoA-transferase subunit A: MIDKSKSSLSEALSQIKDGATILIGGFGTAGQPAELIDGLIELGVKDLTIVSNNAGNGDYGLAKLLKAGSVKKVICSFPRQADSYVFDELYRAGKVELEVVPQGNLACRIQAAGMGLGAVFTPTGFGTLLAEGKETREIDGKDYVLEYPIKADFALIKAYKGDRWGNLVYRKSARNFGPIMAMAADVTIAQVSEVVELGGLDPEHIITPGIFVQHVVQVAPAQ, translated from the coding sequence ATGATTGACAAAAGTAAGTCCTCACTAAGCGAGGCACTATCGCAGATTAAAGATGGTGCAACCATTCTGATTGGTGGTTTTGGTACCGCAGGACAACCCGCTGAACTCATTGACGGACTGATTGAACTGGGTGTTAAAGATTTAACTATTGTCAGCAACAATGCCGGTAACGGTGATTACGGTCTGGCGAAACTGCTTAAAGCCGGTTCAGTTAAAAAAGTGATTTGTTCTTTCCCACGTCAGGCAGACTCTTATGTGTTTGATGAGTTGTACCGTGCTGGAAAGGTCGAACTTGAAGTGGTGCCGCAAGGTAATCTGGCTTGTCGTATTCAGGCAGCAGGTATGGGGCTTGGGGCTGTGTTTACCCCAACAGGCTTTGGAACACTTTTAGCTGAAGGCAAAGAAACCCGTGAGATTGATGGGAAAGATTATGTACTTGAATATCCGATCAAGGCGGACTTTGCCTTGATTAAGGCTTACAAGGGCGACCGCTGGGGCAATCTGGTTTACCGTAAATCAGCACGTAACTTTGGTCCGATCATGGCGATGGCTGCTGATGTCACCATTGCTCAGGTTTCTGAGGTTGTAGAACTGGGTGGATTAGACCCGGAACACATCATCACCCCAGGTATCTTTGTACAGCACGTTGTACAAGTCGCACCCGCACAGTAA
- a CDS encoding 3-oxoacid CoA-transferase subunit B, which produces MSYQKLSRDQIAKRVAQDIPDGAYVNLGIGLPTKIASYLPNDKDIFLHSENGLLAFGPPPAAGEEDPELINAGKEFVTMLEGGSFFHHGDSFAMMRGGHLDIAVLGAFQVAANGDLANWHTGAPDAIPAVGGAMDLAVGAKKVFITTDYVTKQGEPKIVAELTYPVTGKQCVDRIYTDLCVIDVTNDGLKVLEKVEGLSFEELQALTGATLIDATQG; this is translated from the coding sequence ATGAGCTACCAGAAACTCAGCCGTGACCAGATTGCAAAGCGTGTGGCACAAGATATTCCAGATGGCGCCTATGTGAACTTAGGCATTGGTTTACCGACCAAGATTGCAAGCTACCTACCTAACGACAAAGATATTTTTCTTCATTCTGAAAATGGCCTGTTGGCATTTGGCCCACCGCCAGCGGCAGGTGAAGAAGACCCTGAACTGATTAATGCGGGCAAAGAGTTTGTGACCATGCTTGAGGGCGGCAGCTTTTTTCATCATGGTGACTCATTTGCCATGATGCGTGGAGGTCACCTTGATATTGCCGTGCTTGGCGCATTTCAGGTTGCAGCCAATGGTGACTTGGCCAACTGGCACACCGGTGCACCGGACGCAATTCCTGCCGTGGGAGGTGCGATGGATTTAGCTGTAGGTGCCAAGAAAGTCTTTATCACTACAGACTATGTAACCAAGCAAGGTGAGCCGAAGATTGTCGCTGAGCTCACTTATCCAGTTACGGGTAAACAGTGTGTTGATCGTATTTATACGGATCTTTGTGTGATTGACGTGACCAATGATGGTTTAAAGGTGCTTGAGAAAGTGGAAGGTCTCAGCTTTGAAGAGTTACAGGCTTTAACGGGTGCAACTTTGATTGATGCCACTCAAGGGTAA
- the pcaF gene encoding 3-oxoadipyl-CoA thiolase: MKNAYIIDAIRTPFGRYAGGLAPVRADDLGAVPIKALMQRNPNVDWEQVDDVIYGCANQAGEDNRNVGRMSALLAGLPYQVPATTINRLCGSSLDAIAIAARAIKAGEANLVIAGGVESMSRAPYVMGKSDSAFGRSQKIEDTTMGWRFINPKLKELYGVDTMPQTAENVAEQFNVNRADQDQFALVSQQRTASAQAKGFFSKEIVAVEIPQRKGDAVVIDTDEHPRASTTLEGLSKLKPVVKADGTVTAGNASGINDGAAALLIASDEAVQTYNLKPRAKIIASTAVGVEPRIMGFAPAPAIKKLLKQANLTLEQMDVIELNEAFAAQALAVTRDLGLPDDSDKVNPNGGAIALGHPLGASGARLVTTALNQLEQTGGRYGLCSMCIGVGQGIALIIERVI, from the coding sequence ATGAAAAACGCTTATATCATCGATGCCATCCGTACCCCATTCGGCCGTTATGCCGGTGGTCTTGCACCTGTCCGTGCCGATGACCTTGGTGCTGTGCCGATTAAAGCACTCATGCAGCGTAACCCGAATGTAGATTGGGAACAGGTCGATGATGTGATCTACGGTTGTGCTAACCAAGCCGGTGAAGATAACCGTAATGTCGGCCGTATGTCAGCTCTCCTTGCAGGTTTACCGTATCAAGTGCCGGCAACGACTATTAATCGTTTGTGTGGTTCCTCACTCGATGCCATTGCCATTGCGGCCCGTGCCATTAAAGCGGGTGAAGCGAACTTGGTGATTGCAGGTGGTGTGGAAAGCATGAGCCGTGCACCCTATGTGATGGGCAAGTCAGATAGTGCTTTTGGCCGAAGCCAGAAGATTGAAGACACCACCATGGGCTGGCGTTTCATCAACCCAAAACTTAAAGAATTGTATGGTGTAGATACCATGCCCCAGACTGCCGAAAACGTGGCTGAACAGTTTAACGTCAATCGTGCAGATCAGGACCAGTTTGCCTTGGTGAGCCAACAACGCACCGCAAGCGCGCAAGCCAAAGGCTTTTTTTCTAAAGAAATCGTGGCAGTTGAAATCCCTCAGCGTAAGGGTGATGCTGTTGTGATTGATACCGATGAGCACCCACGTGCATCGACCACGCTTGAAGGTTTAAGCAAGCTTAAGCCTGTTGTGAAAGCAGACGGTACAGTTACGGCGGGGAATGCTTCAGGCATTAACGATGGTGCAGCAGCTCTGCTGATTGCTTCTGATGAAGCTGTTCAAACTTATAACCTCAAACCACGTGCCAAGATCATTGCTTCAACAGCGGTCGGTGTAGAACCACGTATTATGGGCTTTGCTCCGGCACCTGCAATTAAAAAATTACTTAAACAAGCCAACCTGACTTTAGAGCAGATGGATGTAATTGAGCTGAATGAAGCCTTTGCTGCACAGGCTTTGGCAGTGACCCGTGATTTAGGTTTGCCAGATGATTCTGACAAGGTAAATCCAAACGGCGGTGCGATTGCATTGGGTCATCCGCTTGGTGCATCAGGTGCACGCCTCGTGACCACAGCCTTAAACCAGCTTGAGCAAACAGGTGGTCGTTATGGCTTGTGTTCAATGTGTATTGGTGTTGGTCAAGGGATTGCTTTGATTATTGAACGTGTTATTTAA
- the catC gene encoding muconolactone Delta-isomerase, whose translation MLFYVRKDVTLPSHLTEQEIEDIKARERAYSQEIQRQGKCRHLWRITGQYANISIFDVESNEELHNLLQGLPLYPYMKIEVIALNRHPSSVREGDY comes from the coding sequence ATGTTATTTTACGTACGAAAAGATGTGACTTTACCTAGCCATTTAACTGAGCAGGAAATTGAAGATATTAAAGCAAGAGAGCGTGCTTATTCCCAAGAAATTCAAAGACAAGGGAAGTGTCGTCACTTATGGAGAATCACAGGACAATACGCCAATATTAGTATTTTTGATGTTGAAAGTAATGAGGAACTACATAATCTATTACAAGGTTTACCTCTCTATCCTTATATGAAAATTGAAGTGATTGCTTTAAATAGGCATCCGTCTTCAGTGCGAGAAGGTGATTATTAA
- a CDS encoding PepSY-associated TM helix domain-containing protein, with amino-acid sequence MLTQSSFWRSLYRLIHIYAGIFIAPLILFAAITGLLYAITPQLEQAIYKDVLYVQPLDQPPHKLSQQIEAAKQVMPKSAQVIEVRPAPSAGETTRVIFSDPIHDFTSEAVFIDPFTLKAQGHLAVYGTSGVLPFRTTLDQLHSNLLLGKWGRFYSELAASWLAILTLTGLYNWLKRRQNLKIRQTQKNKLLRWHSTLGLTLFPLLLLIAITGLTWSEWAGDNIRVARQWLNWQTPTLATSLQEDNLPTVMHHEHHEMPHSENLNLNIVSSEYDSALSIARAHGIDAAQIQIKPPTSGNQAWTVAEIQRKWPTQADSIAIDMEQHKVIDQLAFKDYSLVAKLTRWGVDAHIGVLFGWINQLVLALYALALCIMIIYAYRAAFKNSNLKHMTTHFVGQSLLIWNRATGPQKLWLILVGIVLGLSLPVFGFSLLVTLFIFAMRKYIPSKS; translated from the coding sequence ATGCTGACTCAATCATCCTTCTGGCGTAGTCTTTACCGTTTAATTCATATTTATGCTGGTATTTTTATTGCACCATTAATCTTGTTTGCTGCAATTACTGGTTTACTCTATGCCATTACGCCTCAACTCGAACAAGCCATTTATAAAGATGTTCTATACGTTCAGCCGCTGGATCAACCGCCACATAAGCTGAGCCAGCAAATTGAAGCCGCAAAGCAAGTAATGCCTAAGTCTGCACAGGTGATTGAAGTTAGACCAGCACCAAGCGCTGGTGAGACAACACGTGTCATTTTTTCAGATCCAATACATGATTTTACGAGTGAAGCCGTTTTTATTGATCCTTTTACGCTTAAAGCCCAAGGCCATCTAGCGGTCTATGGTACGAGTGGAGTGTTGCCGTTTCGAACTACGCTTGATCAACTGCATAGTAATTTATTGCTAGGTAAATGGGGACGCTTTTATAGTGAATTGGCAGCAAGCTGGTTAGCTATTTTGACTTTAACTGGACTATATAATTGGTTGAAACGTCGTCAAAATCTTAAAATCCGACAAACACAAAAAAATAAATTATTGAGATGGCATAGCACGCTGGGTTTAACTTTATTTCCACTCTTATTATTAATCGCCATTACGGGCCTTACATGGTCTGAATGGGCTGGAGATAATATTCGAGTTGCTCGTCAATGGCTGAACTGGCAAACCCCAACATTAGCAACTTCTCTTCAAGAAGATAATTTACCTACAGTGATGCACCATGAACATCACGAAATGCCACACAGTGAAAATCTCAATTTAAATATCGTTTCCAGTGAGTACGATAGCGCTCTTTCAATAGCTAGAGCTCATGGTATTGACGCGGCACAAATACAAATCAAACCACCGACCAGTGGAAATCAAGCTTGGACCGTAGCCGAGATTCAGCGCAAATGGCCAACTCAAGCAGACAGTATCGCCATTGATATGGAACAACACAAAGTTATCGATCAACTTGCGTTTAAAGACTATTCGCTGGTAGCAAAGCTCACCCGTTGGGGAGTTGATGCGCATATTGGGGTTTTATTTGGCTGGATAAACCAACTGGTACTGGCGCTTTACGCGCTTGCGCTGTGTATCATGATTATTTACGCATATAGAGCTGCGTTTAAAAACTCGAATTTAAAACACATGACAACTCACTTTGTTGGTCAAAGTTTATTGATTTGGAACCGCGCAACTGGGCCGCAAAAATTATGGTTAATATTGGTAGGAATCGTGTTAGGGCTAAGCTTACCTGTTTTTGGATTTAGTCTTTTAGTTACGCTATTTATCTTTGCTATGCGTAAATATATTCCTTCTAAATCATAA
- a CDS encoding ABC transporter substrate-binding protein encodes MRLLVSILTLFILYGCSSSEQNRKTQENLTTHSICVFDSTNTKVCVAKPAQRIVSLFESGLDGLYMLGQGHKVIGIPAEVYIQPLLFNAYSKIDQRIANKQLATPSQGANATNIESLVLLKPDLVIVGSGQTQTIDLLRQFGIAVYVMESGTYEQVKEELSEIAVLSGAQKRAQEILNFSDEVVAEVAAKTARQSNKQSIYYAWSGGRIFSTSGRESITNDFIELAGAYNIVQTNANQPNVNPETLIEWNPDNIVLWNTDPKLIYERKELQGLSAVQNRKVFNLSPAFIYNPHTIKIIITAIYLNHSIYPEQSDLPVSALQQRILNKLYGEQLAKALVQ; translated from the coding sequence ATGAGATTGCTGGTTTCAATACTCACTTTATTCATCCTGTACGGATGCTCTTCATCTGAACAAAATAGAAAAACTCAAGAAAACTTAACAACTCATTCGATATGTGTTTTTGATAGTACAAATACAAAAGTCTGTGTAGCCAAACCAGCTCAAAGAATTGTTTCTTTATTTGAGTCGGGTTTAGATGGCTTATATATGCTAGGGCAAGGTCACAAAGTGATTGGTATACCAGCTGAAGTATACATCCAGCCTTTATTATTTAATGCCTATTCAAAAATAGATCAACGCATTGCCAATAAGCAGCTTGCGACACCTTCACAAGGTGCTAATGCAACCAATATTGAAAGTCTTGTGTTGTTAAAACCAGATCTGGTGATTGTAGGGAGTGGGCAAACCCAAACGATTGACCTGTTGCGGCAGTTTGGCATTGCTGTATATGTCATGGAGTCAGGTACTTACGAGCAAGTAAAAGAAGAATTATCTGAAATTGCGGTTTTAAGTGGTGCTCAAAAGCGCGCTCAGGAAATTTTAAATTTTTCGGATGAAGTTGTTGCAGAGGTCGCAGCCAAAACCGCACGTCAATCAAATAAGCAATCAATTTACTATGCATGGTCAGGAGGACGTATTTTTTCTACCTCTGGACGTGAGTCAATTACCAATGACTTTATTGAGCTGGCGGGTGCGTACAATATTGTTCAGACCAATGCCAATCAACCTAATGTAAACCCCGAGACATTAATTGAGTGGAACCCTGACAATATTGTGCTTTGGAATACCGATCCCAAACTGATTTATGAACGAAAAGAATTACAAGGCTTAAGTGCCGTACAAAATCGAAAAGTTTTTAATTTGAGTCCTGCATTTATATATAACCCACATACCATCAAAATTATTATTACAGCGATTTATCTAAATCACAGTATTTACCCTGAACAGTCTGATTTACCAGTAAGTGCTTTACAACAGCGTATTTTAAACAAGTTGTATGGTGAGCAGCTTGCCAAAGCGTTGGTGCAATGA